From Pelagicoccus sp. SDUM812003, a single genomic window includes:
- a CDS encoding sulfotransferase, whose amino-acid sequence MADSQPRTIAIELSTMRSGSTLLKALMSAAPDISSLPEINFTKFQSADAVQRIHALCDERIIVLKRPAWFHDASRYPKLPSVPQTRQLVLTRDVHTNVASLRKMVFRKLEPHMPKGPIDRWLAKRYWSPAYDSLLARFPHDAKRNFWVRYEDLVAEPIKWTERIFAFLGSERTQGVDSYPPPKNYDWKWGTDDGGDKIKSLKVQANPIPQRSMDILERVKGIPRVAATRERLGYGA is encoded by the coding sequence ATGGCCGACTCCCAACCACGAACCATCGCCATCGAGCTGAGCACCATGCGCTCGGGCTCCACGCTGCTGAAGGCTCTGATGTCCGCGGCCCCGGACATTTCCAGCCTGCCGGAGATTAATTTCACCAAGTTCCAGTCCGCCGACGCGGTGCAGAGGATCCACGCCCTCTGCGACGAGCGCATCATCGTGCTGAAGCGTCCCGCCTGGTTTCACGACGCCTCGCGCTACCCCAAGCTCCCGTCGGTCCCGCAGACCCGCCAGCTGGTGCTCACTCGCGACGTGCACACCAACGTGGCCTCGCTGCGCAAGATGGTCTTTCGCAAGCTCGAGCCGCATATGCCCAAAGGCCCCATCGACCGATGGCTGGCCAAGCGCTATTGGTCGCCAGCCTACGACTCCCTGCTAGCTCGCTTCCCCCACGACGCGAAACGCAACTTCTGGGTGCGCTACGAGGACCTGGTGGCGGAGCCGATCAAATGGACCGAGCGGATCTTCGCCTTCCTCGGCTCGGAACGAACGCAGGGCGTCGACTCCTATCCGCCGCCCAAGAACTACGACTGGAAGTGGGGCACCGACGACGGGGGGGACAAGATCAAGTCCCTCAAAGTGCAGGCCAATCCCATCCCGCAGCGCTCGATGGACATCCTGGAGCGGGTGAAGGGCATCCCACGGGTGGCCGCCACGCGGGAGCGGCTGGGCTACGGGGCGTGA
- the purB gene encoding adenylosuccinate lyase: MPKEQSVITNVLAERYASGAMKAIWSPEGRILIERDYWIAVMKAQRELGLKIPDKAIKAYEKVKTQIDLKSIDARERQLLHDVKARIEEFNGLAGYEFIHLGMTSRDLTENVEQLQVLRALELIRVKTVASLSKLSERAVEYKNLMITGRTHNVPAQATTLGKRLAMAGQELLIGLERLDDLTNRYPARGLKGAVGTQLDQQTLFEGDAKKVADLEAKIVKHLGFGRVMDNVGQVYPRSVDLDTVTALEQLASAAVNMTTTVRLMAGQGLMTEGFKKGQVGSSAMPHKVNCRTSERIHGFGTILKGYAAMAAGLTGGQWNEGDVSCSVVRRVMLPDAFFAIDGLMEAYLTVLGQMGAFEKAIAAENAVQLPFLATTTILMESVKAGAGRETAHLAIKENALAASKEIREGRPDQAKLTERLADDERIPLDLKQLEKLLSETARFVGAAPKQVDQFKRSVAKWSKKFPEATKVKPGSLL; this comes from the coding sequence ATGCCAAAGGAACAGTCAGTGATTACGAACGTGCTTGCGGAGCGATACGCTTCCGGCGCGATGAAGGCAATTTGGTCGCCCGAGGGGCGCATCCTGATCGAGCGTGACTATTGGATCGCGGTGATGAAGGCCCAGCGCGAGCTGGGGCTGAAGATCCCGGACAAGGCCATCAAGGCTTACGAGAAGGTGAAGACGCAGATCGACTTGAAGTCGATCGACGCTCGCGAGCGCCAGCTGCTGCACGACGTGAAGGCTCGCATCGAGGAGTTCAACGGCCTCGCTGGCTACGAGTTCATCCACCTCGGCATGACCAGCCGCGACCTGACGGAAAACGTGGAGCAGCTGCAGGTGTTGCGCGCTCTGGAGCTGATCCGAGTGAAGACGGTGGCCAGCTTGAGCAAGCTCTCCGAACGCGCCGTAGAGTATAAGAATCTGATGATCACCGGTCGCACCCACAATGTGCCAGCCCAAGCCACTACCCTCGGGAAGCGCCTCGCCATGGCGGGCCAGGAGCTGTTGATCGGACTGGAGCGCTTGGACGATCTGACCAACCGCTATCCAGCTCGCGGGCTGAAAGGCGCAGTCGGCACGCAGCTCGATCAGCAGACGCTGTTCGAAGGCGACGCCAAGAAGGTGGCGGACCTGGAAGCCAAGATCGTCAAGCACCTCGGCTTCGGACGCGTGATGGACAACGTCGGCCAAGTCTACCCGCGTAGTGTGGATCTCGATACAGTGACTGCCTTGGAGCAGCTCGCGTCCGCCGCGGTGAACATGACCACCACGGTTCGCCTCATGGCAGGACAGGGTCTGATGACGGAAGGTTTCAAGAAGGGGCAGGTCGGCTCCTCCGCCATGCCGCACAAGGTGAACTGTCGCACCAGCGAGCGTATCCATGGTTTCGGTACGATCTTGAAAGGCTACGCTGCAATGGCGGCGGGTTTGACCGGAGGTCAGTGGAACGAAGGCGACGTCTCCTGTTCGGTGGTGCGCCGCGTGATGCTGCCGGACGCGTTTTTCGCCATCGACGGTCTGATGGAGGCCTACCTGACGGTGCTCGGCCAGATGGGGGCGTTCGAAAAGGCCATTGCCGCGGAAAACGCGGTGCAGCTGCCCTTCCTCGCCACCACCACGATCCTCATGGAGTCGGTGAAGGCGGGAGCAGGTCGCGAAACGGCTCATTTGGCTATCAAGGAAAACGCCCTTGCCGCCAGCAAGGAGATCCGCGAGGGCCGTCCCGATCAGGCCAAGCTCACTGAGCGCCTAGCGGACGACGAGCGCATTCCGTTGGACCTGAAGCAGCTGGAGAAGCTGCTTTCCGAAACCGCCCGTTTCGTAGGGGCGGCTCCCAAGCAGGTCGACCAGTTCAAGCGCTCGGTGGCGAAGTGGAGCAAGAAGTTTCCCGAGGCGACGAAGGTGAAGCCCGGCAGCTTGCTGTAG
- a CDS encoding DUF1573 domain-containing protein codes for MNTTRPFSFIFLMLRLASISAATAVGLQAAAQSLEWDNTKQSFETEFGQEEVKATYAFTNTGSAPVEIAQTKSTCGCTVPSLDKKVYQPGESGELTAIFTVGSRQGPQHKMISVRTLEAGEEQSYELVLEVDIPIPVALKPRVRFWKAGSEPKPQEVLISFHEKIPMSIDGVKRMDPAAEKQFDYAFETIEEGQQYRMTITPLTADTKTREVFYLVSDDDETDLLAKYPIYLYVR; via the coding sequence ATGAATACAACGCGCCCCTTTTCATTCATATTTCTAATGCTTCGATTGGCCAGCATCAGCGCCGCCACTGCGGTCGGCCTTCAGGCCGCCGCCCAGAGCCTGGAATGGGACAATACCAAACAGAGCTTCGAGACGGAGTTCGGTCAGGAGGAGGTGAAAGCCACCTACGCCTTCACCAATACCGGAAGCGCCCCCGTCGAGATCGCCCAAACCAAGTCCACCTGCGGATGCACCGTGCCGTCGCTGGACAAAAAGGTCTACCAACCAGGCGAGAGCGGAGAGCTGACTGCCATCTTCACCGTGGGATCGCGACAAGGCCCTCAGCACAAGATGATCTCCGTCCGAACCCTGGAGGCGGGCGAAGAGCAGAGCTACGAACTGGTGCTGGAGGTCGACATCCCCATCCCCGTCGCGCTCAAGCCGCGGGTCCGCTTCTGGAAAGCGGGCAGCGAGCCCAAACCGCAGGAGGTGCTCATTTCCTTCCACGAGAAGATCCCCATGAGCATCGATGGCGTGAAGCGCATGGATCCGGCGGCCGAGAAGCAGTTTGACTACGCTTTCGAAACCATCGAGGAAGGGCAGCAGTACCGCATGACCATCACCCCGCTCACCGCAGATACCAAAACCCGCGAAGTGTTCTACCTGGTCAGCGATGACGACGAAACCGACCTGCTGGCAAAGTACCCGATCTACCTTTACGTGCGCTAG
- the rph gene encoding ribonuclease PH — translation MTSFSRPDGRPCDALRPISFEADFAANATGSVLVSFGNTKVICGAMLEKKVPGWMRAQNVSGGWLTAEYSMLPYSTLDRKQRDSTRGKQDGRGVEIQRLIGRSLRAVIDLQKLPGHTLWVDCDVLQADGGTRTASITGAYLASRLAVQKLIDEKVLQENPFRDSVAAVSVGIYQGQPVLDLPYLEDRDASVDFNVVMTGKGEFVELQGTGEEATFSESELTQLIALAQKGIKELSGMQASFLTKRLLGNLSL, via the coding sequence ATGACTTCATTTTCTAGACCCGACGGGCGCCCCTGCGATGCCCTTCGTCCCATTTCCTTCGAAGCGGATTTCGCTGCGAACGCCACTGGCTCGGTGCTGGTGAGCTTCGGAAATACCAAGGTGATCTGCGGCGCGATGCTTGAGAAGAAGGTGCCGGGCTGGATGCGGGCCCAGAACGTTTCGGGCGGATGGTTGACGGCCGAGTATTCAATGCTCCCCTACAGCACGCTCGATCGAAAGCAGCGCGACTCGACCCGTGGCAAGCAGGACGGACGCGGGGTGGAGATCCAGCGTCTGATCGGCAGGTCGCTACGGGCGGTGATCGATCTGCAGAAACTGCCCGGGCACACGCTCTGGGTGGACTGCGATGTGTTGCAGGCCGATGGCGGGACGCGCACTGCTTCCATCACCGGCGCTTATCTTGCTTCGCGACTGGCCGTGCAAAAGCTGATTGATGAAAAGGTCCTGCAGGAAAATCCGTTTCGCGACTCCGTCGCGGCGGTGAGCGTCGGCATCTATCAGGGCCAGCCGGTGCTGGACCTGCCTTATCTGGAGGATCGGGACGCCAGCGTAGATTTCAACGTCGTCATGACCGGCAAGGGCGAGTTCGTCGAGCTGCAGGGCACTGGGGAGGAGGCCACCTTTTCGGAGTCGGAGCTCACCCAGCTCATCGCTCTGGCCCAGAAAGGAATAAAGGAGCTTTCCGGCATGCAGGCGTCGTTTCTGACGAAACGATTGCTTGGAAACTTGAGTTTGTAA
- the sucC gene encoding ADP-forming succinate--CoA ligase subunit beta, with translation MNIHEYQAKQLFEEYGIPCPKGAATSSPEEFGRCIDSLEKGLIVVKSQIHAGGRGKGTFTDGFKGGVKLAKTKEEAIEYANKMLGNTLVTIQTGEAGRQVQTVYFTEGADIVKEYYLAILVDRATSKPVVVASTEGGVDIETVAEETPERIFKAVVDPAIGLQAYQARKIAYQLGFEGKQAAACAKLILNLYKMFWEKDCDMVEVNPMISTADGGVSALDAKVGFDGNALYRQPDIVAMRDLNEEDPKEIEASKYHLNYIALDGNIACLVNGAGLAMATMDIIHHVGGEAANFLDVGGGANAEQVTAAFKIILSDPKVEGILVNIFGGIMKCDVIAEGIIAAAKAVSLDKPLVVRLEGTNVEMGKKLLAESGIEITSADCLADAARKIVDIVAAK, from the coding sequence ATGAACATCCACGAATACCAAGCGAAACAGCTATTTGAAGAATACGGCATCCCTTGTCCAAAGGGGGCCGCCACAAGCTCGCCGGAGGAGTTTGGGAGATGCATCGACAGTCTGGAGAAAGGCCTGATTGTCGTGAAATCCCAAATACACGCGGGCGGACGCGGAAAGGGGACGTTCACCGACGGCTTCAAAGGCGGCGTGAAGCTGGCCAAGACCAAGGAAGAGGCCATCGAATACGCCAACAAGATGCTCGGCAATACGCTGGTGACCATCCAGACCGGCGAGGCGGGCCGTCAGGTGCAGACCGTCTACTTCACCGAAGGCGCCGACATCGTGAAGGAGTACTACCTCGCCATTCTGGTTGATCGCGCCACCTCGAAGCCGGTGGTGGTCGCTTCCACCGAAGGCGGCGTGGATATCGAAACCGTAGCGGAGGAAACGCCGGAGCGCATCTTCAAGGCGGTGGTCGATCCAGCCATCGGACTGCAGGCCTATCAGGCTCGCAAGATCGCCTACCAGCTCGGCTTCGAAGGCAAGCAGGCCGCGGCCTGCGCCAAACTCATCCTCAATCTCTACAAGATGTTCTGGGAAAAGGACTGCGACATGGTGGAGGTCAACCCCATGATCAGCACCGCGGACGGCGGCGTGAGCGCCCTCGACGCCAAGGTGGGCTTCGATGGAAACGCCCTCTACCGCCAGCCGGACATCGTGGCCATGCGCGATCTCAACGAAGAGGATCCCAAGGAGATCGAAGCTTCCAAGTACCATCTCAACTACATCGCGCTCGACGGAAACATCGCTTGTTTGGTAAACGGCGCTGGCCTGGCCATGGCCACCATGGACATCATCCATCATGTCGGTGGCGAAGCGGCCAACTTCCTTGATGTGGGAGGCGGAGCAAACGCGGAGCAAGTCACCGCCGCTTTCAAGATCATCCTCAGCGACCCCAAGGTCGAAGGCATCCTGGTAAACATTTTCGGTGGCATCATGAAGTGCGACGTGATCGCCGAAGGCATCATCGCGGCGGCCAAAGCGGTCAGCCTCGACAAGCCATTGGTGGTCCGCTTGGAAGGCACCAACGTGGAAATGGGTAAGAAATTGCTCGCGGAGAGCGGGATCGAAATCACCTCGGCAGATTGCTTGGCGGACGCAGCGCGCAAGATCGTCGATATCGTAGCAGCCAAGTAA
- the sucD gene encoding succinate--CoA ligase subunit alpha has product MSVLVNKNTRVVFTGITGKSGGFHAKQCMEYGTKVVAGVTPGKGGQKFESSVPIFNTVAASVENEGANTACVFVPPPFAADSILECIDAGIELIIAITEGIPVKDMAIVKRKLLESNARLIGPNCPGVITPGECKIGIMPGYIHKPGTVGIVSRSGTLTYEAVWQVTSLGYGQSTCIGIGGDPINGTSHTDAIKLFNEDPDTEAIVMIGEIGGDAEEQAAAYIKEHVKKPVAGFIAGTTAPPGRRMGHAGAIVSGGSGTAEAKIAAMEDAGIVVAKTPSDMGQALLTAWGK; this is encoded by the coding sequence ATGAGCGTTCTCGTAAACAAAAACACCCGCGTCGTTTTCACAGGGATCACCGGCAAGTCCGGCGGCTTCCATGCCAAGCAGTGCATGGAGTACGGAACCAAAGTCGTAGCAGGCGTCACCCCGGGCAAGGGTGGGCAGAAATTTGAAAGCTCCGTGCCGATCTTCAACACGGTAGCGGCTTCGGTGGAGAACGAAGGAGCCAACACGGCCTGCGTTTTCGTTCCGCCTCCGTTCGCGGCGGATTCCATTTTGGAGTGCATCGACGCTGGCATCGAGCTCATCATCGCCATCACCGAAGGCATCCCCGTCAAGGACATGGCCATCGTGAAGCGCAAGCTGCTCGAGTCCAATGCCCGATTGATCGGTCCGAACTGTCCAGGCGTCATCACCCCTGGCGAGTGCAAGATCGGCATCATGCCCGGCTATATCCATAAACCGGGTACAGTGGGCATCGTTTCCCGTTCCGGCACTTTGACCTACGAAGCGGTTTGGCAAGTCACCAGCCTTGGCTACGGCCAGTCGACCTGCATCGGCATTGGCGGCGACCCCATCAACGGCACCAGCCACACCGACGCCATCAAGCTGTTCAACGAAGATCCGGACACCGAAGCGATCGTGATGATCGGCGAAATCGGCGGCGATGCGGAAGAACAAGCCGCGGCCTACATCAAGGAGCACGTCAAGAAGCCGGTGGCGGGATTCATCGCTGGCACCACCGCTCCTCCCGGCCGTCGCATGGGCCACGCAGGGGCCATCGTCTCCGGTGGCAGCGGCACCGCGGAGGCAAAGATCGCGGCTATGGAAGACGCTGGCATCGTGGTAGCCAAGACGCCGAGCGACATGGGACAGGCCCTGCTCACCGCTTGGGGCAAGTAA
- a CDS encoding DCC1-like thiol-disulfide oxidoreductase family protein produces MKIVFFDGVCGVCNKSVDLLLKLDEREQLRFAPIQGEAAKRYLSDECRENLDTISFFDGKTLTFRTTALLKIARTLGGIWWVFYPLIIIPVEWRDLAYDWFARRRYRYFGKKEACRIPTPEERSRFLD; encoded by the coding sequence ATGAAGATCGTTTTCTTCGATGGGGTGTGCGGCGTGTGCAACAAGTCGGTGGACTTGCTGCTCAAGCTCGACGAGCGAGAGCAGCTCCGCTTCGCCCCGATCCAAGGGGAAGCCGCGAAGCGCTACCTGTCGGATGAATGTCGGGAAAACCTGGATACGATCAGCTTCTTCGATGGGAAAACGCTCACGTTTCGCACGACGGCTTTGCTGAAGATCGCTCGGACTCTGGGCGGGATCTGGTGGGTGTTTTATCCACTTATAATCATTCCGGTCGAGTGGCGCGATCTGGCCTACGACTGGTTCGCCAGGCGTCGCTATCGCTATTTCGGGAAAAAGGAAGCCTGTCGCATCCCGACTCCGGAGGAGCGGAGCCGATTTTTGGATTGA
- a CDS encoding phosphoenolpyruvate carboxylase, which yields MPSFEEHINTGLEKIDRDIDYLLSCAREVLEEIGESELAPLLHRESPQVGDIPPEKSAQVLSIVFQIMNLVEENVANQAGRRLESKQKTHADTGSWGYWLKRIQETNPSKGDLLETIRRSSVHAVLTGHPTEAKRPSVLAQHRQLYVWLVELENQMYTPTEREEIREKIKSIIEIIWRSGEILVKKPDVASERDNVLTYLKERFPVAIEIADSRFRAAMAQAGIEWDESDSSSYPRIRLGSWVGGDRDGHPLVTADVTEETFFELRSAALDTLSRRLKQLSKDMALSKLFQDPPAYLLARLAEIDDRSGPPEEVEEPWKRFVELVRDKLPRSRRGSRSYKRPSETRADLDLLKRSLQDAGANRLAQTYVVPVIRFLDTFGFHMASLDVRQNSGYHDRAMAQLLVAAGVPDGETFPDWSEERRLSFLSDELTRARPFAQNHQQLDLEAREAVGSLKVVAKTIRKHGRAGVGQLIISMTRSVSDLLVAFALCREAGLMRKTDQGMVCLMPISPLFETLDDLENSESIMDAFLSHPVTRASLPWQNRALDDELTNDQLPTVDENAPLEQEAMLGYSDSNKDSGIIASQWGLFNAQARLVALGEKHGVSIRFFHGRGGTVSRGAGPTHRFLEALPPGSLHPGARVTEQGEVIAQKYGNFLTAARSLEFLVAGAVGPQLAKSPNKPTPELERAMSSLARYSAEKYRGLLLEDDFLTFYRQATPIDALEQSRIGSRPSRRSGKPSLKDLRAIPWVFSWNQCRVYMPGWYGVGTAVSKLKESDPKSFAALKESVYTWPFLRYILYNIETSVESADTLMMQSYANLVSDASIRDKFFKLITDERAATRDALHELLNGPLEKRRPRFFRTLHARDKWLDLLHAQQLELLATWRKSGTEEDLRRVLQSINAIAAGLRTTG from the coding sequence ATGCCCAGCTTCGAAGAACACATCAACACCGGCCTGGAAAAGATCGACCGGGACATCGACTATCTGCTCTCCTGCGCTCGCGAAGTGCTGGAGGAGATCGGGGAATCCGAGCTCGCCCCCCTGCTGCATCGGGAGTCGCCCCAGGTCGGCGACATCCCTCCGGAGAAATCGGCTCAGGTCCTGTCCATCGTCTTCCAGATCATGAACCTGGTGGAGGAAAACGTGGCCAACCAAGCCGGCCGCCGCTTGGAGTCCAAGCAGAAGACCCACGCCGATACCGGATCCTGGGGCTACTGGCTGAAGCGTATCCAGGAAACGAACCCGTCCAAGGGCGACCTGCTGGAAACCATCCGACGCTCCTCCGTCCACGCCGTGCTCACCGGACACCCGACCGAAGCCAAGCGCCCTTCGGTGCTCGCTCAGCACCGACAGCTCTACGTGTGGCTGGTGGAACTGGAAAACCAGATGTACACCCCGACCGAGCGTGAGGAGATTCGCGAAAAGATCAAAAGCATCATCGAAATCATCTGGCGCAGCGGCGAAATCCTGGTGAAGAAGCCGGATGTGGCCTCCGAGCGCGACAACGTGCTCACCTACCTCAAGGAGCGCTTTCCAGTCGCCATCGAAATCGCCGATTCACGGTTTCGGGCCGCCATGGCTCAGGCCGGCATCGAGTGGGACGAGTCCGACTCCTCCTCCTACCCGCGCATCCGCCTCGGCAGCTGGGTGGGCGGAGACCGCGACGGACACCCGCTCGTCACCGCCGACGTCACCGAAGAGACCTTTTTCGAGCTGCGTAGCGCAGCGTTGGATACATTGAGTCGCAGGCTGAAGCAGCTCAGCAAGGACATGGCGCTATCCAAGCTCTTCCAAGACCCGCCCGCATACCTTCTGGCGCGTCTAGCGGAGATCGACGATCGCTCCGGTCCGCCCGAAGAGGTCGAAGAGCCCTGGAAGCGCTTCGTGGAGCTGGTGCGCGACAAGCTGCCCCGCAGCCGCCGCGGCTCGCGCTCCTACAAGCGCCCCAGCGAAACCAGGGCGGATCTCGACCTGCTCAAACGCTCCCTGCAGGACGCGGGAGCCAACCGCCTCGCTCAAACCTACGTCGTCCCGGTTATCCGCTTTCTGGATACGTTCGGCTTCCACATGGCCTCCTTGGACGTTCGCCAAAACAGCGGTTACCACGATCGGGCCATGGCCCAGCTCCTCGTCGCAGCCGGCGTGCCGGATGGCGAGACCTTTCCGGATTGGAGCGAAGAGCGCCGTCTCAGTTTCCTTAGCGACGAGCTCACCCGGGCCCGCCCATTCGCCCAAAACCACCAGCAGCTCGACCTGGAAGCCCGCGAAGCGGTGGGCAGCTTGAAGGTGGTGGCCAAAACCATCCGCAAACACGGACGGGCTGGCGTGGGGCAGCTGATCATCAGCATGACACGCTCGGTCTCCGACCTCCTGGTGGCCTTCGCCCTCTGCCGCGAAGCCGGCCTGATGCGCAAGACCGATCAGGGCATGGTCTGCCTGATGCCGATCTCGCCGCTCTTCGAGACCTTGGACGACCTGGAGAACAGCGAGTCCATCATGGACGCGTTCCTCTCCCATCCCGTCACCCGAGCCAGCCTTCCCTGGCAGAACCGGGCGCTGGATGACGAGCTGACCAACGACCAGCTTCCAACCGTCGACGAAAACGCCCCGCTGGAGCAGGAAGCCATGCTCGGCTACAGCGACAGCAACAAGGACTCCGGCATCATCGCCAGCCAATGGGGACTCTTCAACGCCCAAGCGCGGCTCGTCGCCCTCGGCGAAAAGCACGGCGTGTCCATTCGCTTCTTCCACGGTCGCGGCGGCACGGTCAGCCGCGGGGCAGGCCCAACCCACCGCTTCCTCGAAGCCCTGCCACCCGGCTCCCTCCACCCCGGAGCTCGCGTCACCGAACAGGGAGAAGTGATCGCCCAAAAGTACGGAAACTTTCTCACCGCCGCCCGCAGTCTGGAGTTTCTCGTCGCCGGAGCCGTCGGTCCGCAGCTCGCCAAAAGCCCCAACAAGCCGACCCCCGAACTGGAGCGCGCCATGTCTTCGCTCGCTCGCTACAGCGCCGAGAAGTACCGCGGCCTGCTGCTCGAGGACGACTTCCTCACCTTCTACCGCCAAGCCACTCCGATCGACGCCCTGGAACAGAGCCGCATCGGCTCGCGCCCGTCCCGACGTAGCGGAAAGCCCAGCCTCAAGGATCTGCGAGCGATTCCCTGGGTCTTCAGCTGGAATCAGTGCCGGGTCTACATGCCAGGCTGGTACGGAGTCGGAACCGCGGTCTCGAAACTCAAGGAGAGCGACCCCAAATCCTTCGCCGCGCTGAAGGAAAGCGTCTACACGTGGCCGTTCCTTCGCTACATCCTCTACAACATCGAGACCAGCGTGGAAAGCGCCGATACGCTCATGATGCAGTCCTACGCGAACCTCGTATCCGACGCTTCGATACGCGACAAGTTCTTCAAGCTCATCACCGACGAGCGAGCGGCCACTCGCGACGCCTTGCACGAGCTGCTCAACGGTCCGCTCGAAAAGCGACGCCCTCGCTTCTTCCGCACTCTGCACGCCCGCGACAAATGGCTGGACCTGCTGCACGCCCAGCAGCTCGAGCTGCTCGCCACCTGGCGCAAGAGCGGCACCGAAGAGGACCTGCGACGCGTGCTGCAAAGCATCAACGCCATCGCCGCAGGATTGAGAACCACTGGCTAA
- a CDS encoding metal ABC transporter ATP-binding protein — MKDIPLEAHDLTVAYDKRPVLYGVDVQVPEGKLVGIVGPNGAGKSTFIKAVMGIVPVTGGWVKVFGKDFRKATGRVGYVPQRESVDWDFPVNVMDVVLMGRYGRLGLMGRVGKKDRLIAEECLAKVGMLPYAKRQISNLSGGQQQRVFLARALAQESDLYLMDEPFVGVDAATESAIIELLRELKNRGKTILVVHHDLATAQSYFDMLLLLNMRLVAFGPTKDVFTQELLQKTYGGRLTILSEVANTMSLRK, encoded by the coding sequence ATGAAGGATATTCCGCTAGAAGCCCATGATCTGACGGTCGCTTACGACAAGCGCCCGGTGCTGTACGGCGTGGACGTGCAAGTTCCGGAGGGCAAGCTGGTGGGCATCGTGGGTCCGAACGGGGCGGGCAAGTCGACCTTCATCAAGGCGGTGATGGGCATTGTGCCGGTCACTGGCGGTTGGGTGAAGGTGTTTGGCAAGGATTTCCGCAAGGCGACCGGCCGGGTGGGCTACGTGCCGCAGCGTGAGAGCGTGGACTGGGACTTCCCGGTCAACGTGATGGACGTGGTGCTGATGGGCCGCTATGGCCGGCTCGGTCTGATGGGGCGCGTCGGCAAAAAGGATCGCCTCATCGCGGAGGAGTGTTTGGCCAAGGTCGGCATGCTGCCCTACGCCAAGCGCCAGATCTCGAATCTATCGGGCGGTCAGCAGCAGCGTGTCTTCCTGGCTCGGGCCTTGGCTCAGGAGAGCGATCTCTACCTCATGGACGAGCCGTTCGTGGGAGTGGATGCGGCGACGGAGTCGGCCATCATCGAGCTACTCCGCGAGCTGAAGAATCGAGGCAAGACCATCTTGGTGGTGCACCATGATCTCGCCACCGCTCAAAGCTATTTCGACATGCTGCTCCTGCTCAACATGCGTCTGGTCGCCTTCGGACCCACCAAGGATGTGTTCACTCAGGAGCTGCTGCAAAAGACCTATGGAGGCCGCCTGACCATACTCTCCGAGGTGGCGAATACCATGTCGCTGAGAAAATGA